From the genome of Rhinoderma darwinii isolate aRhiDar2 chromosome 1, aRhiDar2.hap1, whole genome shotgun sequence:
AATTGTAGCTGGTATAGGTAGCCTTTGTGAAAAGGCCTGCACTTATATAGATTATTTTTTACAGCCCATGGTACTACAACTTAAATCCTATACTAGGGATTCTATGCATCTTATAGAACAATTGAATGACTTGGAGGTTCCCTTTGGCACCCTGGTTATATCCTTGGATGTAGAATCCCTGTATACTAATATTAGGCATCATTTGGGACTGAGAGCAGTTATGCATCACCTTAATCAGCAGACGGCATCTAACAGACAGCATGATTCCTTTTTGCTTGATCTTCTTGAATTTGTCCTTGGacacaattattttgtgtttgaTAGGAAATTTTATCGCCAAGTTTctggcacagctatgggggcacgttGTGCTCCCTCCTACGCTAACCTCTTTTTAGGTTGGTGGGAGGAGACATACGTATATTCATCTATAAGTTTTCAACagcatgtcattaaatggcaaagatatatagatgacattctCATTTTTTGGACAGGGACAGCAGAAGAATGCGGGTCATTCATTGAAGAACTTAATGAGAATCCATGGAATATACGCCTCACTGCCAAAATTTCAAAGGAAATGGTTGAGTTCCTCGACTTAAAAATCAAAATGCACGGACCTCAAGTAAAGACCACACTGTACCGTAAAGAAACAGCTACTAATAATCTGCTCCATTACCAAAGTTTTCACCCTCCACACTTGAAAAATGGTATTCCAACAGGACAATTCCTGAGGATTAGGAGAAACTGTAGCGAGGAACAAGATTTCAAATTTCATGCAAAGGATCTAAGTGAAAGATTTAAATCAAGAGGATATCCACAAAAAGTTATTTCGAAAGCTTTTTCAAAAGCAGCAAAGAGCAATAGAATCCAGACATTCACACCCAAACATCGGATAAAAGACAACAAGCCAAGGATCATAACAGCCTATAACAGTCAATGGCAAGATATCACCAAAATATTAAATAGAAATTGGAACATTCTATTATGTGAACCCAAACTTATACCACACATAACCGAGAGACCTCTCCTAACAGCAAGAAGAGCCCGCAATCTTGGGGACAGGGTAACAAGAAGTCATTTTTCAAGACCGACGACACGACTAGGTAGAGGAACTAAACTTATAGGTTCATATGCATGTGGGGATTGCAATATATGTCAATTTGTTGAATCTAGTGACACTTTCACAGATCCAGTTGACAAAAAGCAATACCCACTTAAGTCATACATTAACTGTCGAACTAAAAATATCATTTATGCGATAACCTGTTCTTGTCCCAAGGTTTATATAGGTCAGACAAGTCAAGAACTACGAAAACGAATACAACATCACCTATCAACCATCAGATTGGCAGAAAGAGATATTAAACAAAACAAGATTCTGACCTCGGtggcttcacactttttacaagtACACAAAGGTAAGACTTCTAGTCTTAAAGTGACCGGTCTggaacacatacagacaaacattAGAGGGGGCAATATAGTCCCCAGACTTCTGCAACATGAAGCAAGGTGGATCTTCAATGTAAAATGCATGTCCCCTAGGGGCATAAATGAAGAACTACTATTTACCGGTTTCTATAAAACATAAcgagtcatttttcatttttacatataGATTTTTCTTATGTTCTATTTGCACAGATCACATATTTTCGTTCACATTTATTATGACCTTCATATTTATTATGATTTATTCAGGTCTCTTACATTTCacataataatttttatatcctTTCCCTCATTTATTTTTCACGTTCTAAATGATCTAAGTCActaatgtttattttattattatcacaTAGCACGTCATTTATTGGCATCGTTATATGACAGATATAGTAGTTCATCTTGAAGCCATAGGTCTGAGATCAATTATTAAGTATGTTTTCTCCTTCTAGATCATATCTATGTATAGTGATCGGTTCTGAGGTGTTGAGCATCATATGAGAACATATGGACACAGAAGAggaaaaacaaagagaaagaaaaataatatattgtattataattttggatttttttttaaacgtattAGGGAGGGGGAAGTGCATAGATATTTTTGAGTTATCAGGGGAAGCGGTGGCGGCAAAGGAGGAGGGAAGCGGTCAGTCACATAGGAAACAGTGGAAGACTATTGTGGAGTGGATCAAGGGGTTCCTA
Proteins encoded in this window:
- the LOC142657131 gene encoding uncharacterized protein LOC142657131, whose protein sequence is MVPQTQQTELYEATSNLKNTVTQQLQIINLTSYALTPLERQLMFKILYHQPSMIDTLPEEDRQVFRDLLDLLKENESNEELGKFKFPYKTPSQKTPSFKLCPPIQIFFELVSKDIQDLDISKHQRDNLTKPERLALSSLSENDTFVIKEADKGGNIVLWGTEQYTQEALKQLTNTSFYQVLPSDPTDTFKKKLDLLIDAASHYGTINNNEWTAEECGSFIEELNENPWNIRLTAKISKEMVEFLDLKIKMHGPQVKTTLYRKETATNNLLHYQSFHPPHLKNGIPTGQFLRIRRNCSEEQDFKFHAKDLSERFKSRGYPQKVISKAFSKAAKSNRIQTFTPKHRIKDNKPRIITAYNSQWQDITKILNRNWNILLCEPKLIPHITERPLLTARRARNLGDRVTRSHFSRPTTRLGRGTKLIGSYACGDCNICQFVESSDTFTDPVDKKQYPLKSYINCRTKNIIYAITCSCPKVYIGQTSQELRKRIQHHLSTIRLAERDIKQNKILTSVASHFLQVHKDHIYV